In Flavobacterium endoglycinae, one DNA window encodes the following:
- a CDS encoding DUF1801 domain-containing protein — MAKNKTTETENSVTDFINAVADETKRNDAFELLKIIQKTTGFEPKMWGPSIIGFGSYHYIYDSGHEGDAPLVGFSPRKDAISLYLSSSFENKDELLSKFGKYKAAKSCIYIKKLADIDPEILKEMISVSVSYLQKLYPSK, encoded by the coding sequence ATGGCTAAAAATAAAACCACCGAAACCGAAAACAGTGTTACTGATTTTATAAACGCTGTAGCAGATGAAACCAAAAGAAATGATGCTTTTGAACTGCTGAAAATTATCCAAAAAACAACTGGTTTTGAACCCAAAATGTGGGGACCCAGCATTATTGGTTTTGGAAGTTATCATTACATATACGACAGCGGACATGAAGGTGATGCGCCTTTAGTGGGCTTTTCTCCCAGAAAAGATGCCATTTCGCTTTATCTTTCTTCTTCTTTTGAAAACAAAGACGAATTACTTTCTAAATTTGGAAAATACAAAGCTGCAAAAAGCTGTATTTACATTAAAAAACTAGCCGATATTGATCCTGAAATCTTAAAAGAAATGATTTCAGTTTCGGTTTCTTATTTACAAAAATTATATCCTTCAAAATAA
- a CDS encoding MBL fold metallo-hydrolase has protein sequence MITFLILLFLLAVATYGFLQHPKFGKAPNGERLTLIQKSPQYKNGKFENLSFTPDLAEGASFSKVLFEFFFKKVDRKIPTDLIPSVKTNLKELPLHQDVLVWFGHSSYFMQLEGKRFLIDPVFSGNASPIPGTTKSFKGSDIYTVDDLPEIDYLLITHDHYDHLDYKTILKLKPKTKKIITALGVGSHFEFWGFPSENIIEKDWYSTIELDENLTLHTTPSRHFSGRSFKRCNTLWTSFVLESNDFKMYLGGDSGYDTHFAEIGEKYGPFDIVLLDNGQYNKNWKYIHNMPEDVIKAMKDLKAKRAFPVHSSKFALSLHAWDEPLKTVTELNSLSENPILLITPMIGEAVELKNDKQVFQQWWKGIK, from the coding sequence ATGATCACATTTTTAATTCTGTTATTTTTACTAGCCGTTGCCACTTACGGTTTTTTACAACATCCAAAATTCGGAAAAGCACCCAATGGCGAACGTTTAACTTTAATCCAGAAATCGCCGCAATACAAAAACGGAAAATTTGAAAATCTTTCTTTTACTCCCGATTTAGCTGAAGGGGCCAGTTTTTCAAAAGTTTTATTTGAATTCTTTTTCAAAAAAGTAGACCGCAAAATCCCAACCGATTTGATTCCTTCTGTAAAAACCAATTTAAAAGAACTTCCTCTTCATCAAGATGTTTTAGTTTGGTTTGGACATTCGTCTTATTTTATGCAGCTGGAAGGAAAACGATTTTTAATCGATCCCGTTTTCAGCGGTAACGCCTCTCCTATTCCCGGCACCACAAAATCTTTTAAAGGATCAGATATTTATACGGTTGATGATTTGCCGGAAATCGATTATTTATTGATCACTCACGATCATTACGATCATTTGGATTATAAAACCATTTTAAAACTTAAACCAAAAACAAAAAAAATAATCACCGCACTGGGTGTAGGTTCGCATTTTGAGTTCTGGGGATTTCCTTCTGAAAATATCATCGAAAAAGACTGGTACAGTACAATCGAATTAGATGAAAATCTAACACTGCATACTACGCCTTCAAGACATTTTTCGGGCAGAAGTTTTAAACGCTGCAACACGCTCTGGACATCTTTTGTTTTAGAAAGTAACGATTTCAAAATGTATCTGGGCGGCGACAGCGGTTACGATACCCATTTTGCTGAAATAGGCGAAAAATATGGTCCGTTTGATATTGTTTTACTCGATAACGGGCAATACAACAAAAACTGGAAATACATTCATAATATGCCAGAAGATGTGATAAAAGCCATGAAAGATTTAAAAGCCAAAAGAGCTTTTCCTGTTCATTCGTCTAAGTTTGCCCTATCGCTTCACGCTTGGGACGAACCTTTAAAAACTGTAACTGAATTGAATAGTTTATCTGAAAACCCTATTTTATTAATCACGCCAATGATAGGTGAAGCTGTTGAATTAAAAAATGATAAACAAGTATTTCAACAATGGTGGAAGGGAATTAAATAA
- a CDS encoding lactonase family protein, which produces MNLKTLLLTLNLLFSFCAFSQNTYVFLGSYNRDKSAEAIQIYQLDTLNGKLTKVTSAKNIINPSYLTVSPNGKYVYACTDTKTPNAGSVSSFEFNPENKTLTFLNSQRSGGENPVYVSVHKNGKWLANANYTEGSVSVYPLLENGKIDSIAQNFQYMDGSTHKERQTRSHVHSAVFSPQCDFLFLPDLGADKIRCYAFDSNLKKPLVETQNPFTKTDLEAGPRHFTFHPNQKFGYCIEEMAGQISVYKYENGILNKIQRIATHADNIEEGFESSDIHISPDGKFLYATNRGKENNIAIFSIDENGLLKNIGYQSTLGKHPRIFAIDESGKFLVATNVTTGNVIVFKRDLKTGLLKKTGKQIKMENVSCVQIKKIEK; this is translated from the coding sequence TTGAACTTAAAAACGCTGCTTCTTACACTTAATCTTTTATTTTCGTTTTGCGCTTTCTCTCAAAATACTTATGTCTTTTTAGGATCGTATAATCGTGATAAATCGGCGGAAGCCATTCAAATCTATCAGTTGGATACCTTAAATGGAAAGCTGACGAAAGTAACTTCGGCAAAAAACATTATTAATCCTTCTTATTTAACCGTTTCTCCAAATGGAAAATACGTTTATGCGTGTACCGATACCAAAACACCAAACGCCGGAAGCGTAAGCAGTTTTGAATTTAATCCCGAAAATAAAACATTGACTTTTTTAAACAGTCAGAGAAGCGGGGGCGAAAATCCAGTGTATGTCAGCGTTCATAAAAACGGAAAATGGCTCGCCAATGCCAATTATACAGAAGGAAGTGTTTCCGTTTATCCGCTTTTAGAAAACGGCAAAATCGATTCTATTGCACAGAATTTTCAATACATGGATGGAAGCACTCATAAAGAGAGACAAACCAGATCTCACGTGCATTCGGCTGTATTTTCACCTCAATGCGATTTTTTGTTTTTACCCGATTTAGGTGCCGATAAAATTCGTTGTTACGCATTCGATTCTAATCTGAAAAAACCTTTAGTGGAAACGCAAAATCCATTCACCAAAACTGATCTTGAAGCTGGACCAAGACATTTTACATTTCATCCCAATCAGAAATTTGGATATTGTATTGAAGAAATGGCAGGTCAAATAAGTGTTTACAAATACGAAAATGGTATTTTAAACAAAATTCAGCGCATTGCGACACATGCTGACAACATAGAAGAAGGTTTTGAAAGTTCTGATATTCATATTTCACCGGATGGAAAATTTCTATACGCCACAAACCGCGGAAAAGAAAACAATATTGCCATTTTTTCAATTGATGAAAATGGTCTGCTAAAAAATATTGGTTATCAATCGACTTTAGGAAAACATCCTCGAATTTTTGCAATTGATGAAAGCGGGAAATTTTTAGTGGCTACAAATGTTACGACTGGAAATGTAATCGTTTTTAAAAGAGATTTGAAAACCGGGCTTCTGAAAAAAACAGGAAAACAAATTAAAATGGAAAACGTTTCCTGCGTGCAGATTAAGAAGATTGAGAAATAA
- a CDS encoding LOG family protein, with protein MKNITVFCGSSFGTDEIFREQAALLGKTLAKQNLGLVYGGANVGLMGAVADGALSEKGTVIGVLPNFLRSKEIAHLGLTELILVESMHERKTKMNELCDGVIALPGGFGTLEELFEMLTWAQLGLHKKPIAVLNINGFYDSLIELLQTMTEKGLLKEANQKMLLVSDNIDDLLEKMRNYTPPTVGKWIDPQKS; from the coding sequence ATGAAAAATATAACCGTTTTCTGCGGTTCCAGTTTTGGTACCGATGAAATTTTTAGAGAACAAGCAGCATTACTAGGAAAAACACTGGCAAAACAAAATTTAGGTTTGGTTTACGGAGGTGCAAACGTAGGTTTAATGGGTGCTGTGGCCGATGGCGCTTTAAGCGAAAAAGGAACCGTAATTGGTGTTCTCCCAAATTTTTTAAGATCAAAAGAAATCGCACATCTTGGTTTAACCGAGTTGATTTTAGTAGAGAGCATGCACGAACGAAAAACTAAAATGAATGAGTTATGCGATGGTGTAATTGCGCTTCCGGGTGGTTTTGGTACTTTGGAAGAACTTTTCGAAATGCTTACTTGGGCACAATTAGGACTTCATAAAAAGCCAATTGCCGTATTGAACATAAACGGATTCTACGATTCGCTTATCGAATTACTGCAAACCATGACTGAAAAAGGTTTACTAAAAGAAGCCAACCAAAAAATGCTTTTGGTAAGTGATAATATCGACGATCTGCTGGAGAAAATGAGAAATTATACACCACCAACCGTTGGTAAATGGATTGACCCGCAAAAGTCATAA